Proteins co-encoded in one Streptomyces diastaticus subsp. diastaticus genomic window:
- the panB gene encoding 3-methyl-2-oxobutanoate hydroxymethyltransferase, whose amino-acid sequence MTQLPAAPAQSTADPKALYGGTSTRRVTVHDIARAKERGEKWPMLTAYDAMTASVFDGAGVPVLLVGDSMGNCHLGYDTTVPVTLDEMAFLSAAVVRGTSRAMIVADLTFGSYQEGPVQALRSATRLVKEAGVGAVKLEGGERSHEQIRVLVEAGIPVMAHIGLTPQSVNAMGYRVQGRGEEAAQQLLRDAKAVQDAGAFAVVLEAVPAELAAEVTGMLQIPTVGIGAGAGTDAQVLVWTDAFGLTPGKAPRFSKKYTDLRAIMTAATKEFADEVVGGAFPAEEHTFH is encoded by the coding sequence ATGACGCAGCTTCCGGCTGCCCCCGCGCAGTCCACCGCCGACCCCAAGGCGCTCTACGGCGGGACCTCCACCCGCCGGGTCACCGTCCACGACATCGCCCGCGCGAAGGAGCGCGGCGAGAAGTGGCCCATGCTCACCGCCTACGACGCGATGACCGCGTCGGTCTTCGACGGGGCGGGCGTCCCCGTCCTGCTCGTCGGTGACTCGATGGGCAACTGCCACCTCGGGTACGACACCACGGTGCCGGTCACCCTCGACGAGATGGCCTTCCTCTCCGCCGCCGTGGTGCGCGGTACCAGCCGTGCCATGATCGTCGCCGATCTGACCTTCGGCTCCTACCAGGAGGGGCCCGTACAGGCCCTGCGCTCCGCGACCCGGCTGGTCAAGGAGGCCGGCGTCGGCGCGGTCAAGCTGGAGGGCGGCGAGCGCTCGCACGAGCAGATCCGGGTGCTGGTGGAGGCCGGCATCCCCGTGATGGCCCACATCGGCCTCACCCCGCAGTCCGTCAACGCCATGGGCTACCGGGTGCAGGGGCGCGGCGAGGAGGCCGCGCAGCAGCTGCTGCGGGACGCCAAGGCGGTGCAGGACGCGGGCGCCTTCGCGGTCGTGCTGGAGGCGGTACCGGCCGAGCTGGCCGCGGAGGTGACCGGCATGCTCCAGATCCCGACGGTAGGCATCGGCGCGGGCGCCGGGACCGACGCGCAGGTGCTGGTGTGGACCGACGCCTTCGGGCTCACCCCCGGCAAGGCGCCGCGGTTCAGCAAGAAGTACACGGATCTGCGCGCGATCATGACGGCGGCCACCAAGGAGTTCGCCGACGAGGTCGTGGGCGGCGCCTTCCCGGCGGAGGAGCACACCTTCCACTGA
- a CDS encoding endonuclease/exonuclease/phosphatase family protein, which yields MAQAYRTEPDSDDREQGRPEPRLRSLAGRLRNPGPWRRGLILAVLAILLALVMIGHARIPNSVGSLGSLGETFLPWLGLALPVLLVAGLVRRSATALIVLLLPSVVWLNLFGGLVTDKSATGGDLTVATHNVNADNPDPAATARDVAASGAEVVALEELSPDAVAAYREALAATYPHHAVEGTVGLWSKYPLSDTEPVDIKLGWTRALRSTVDTPSGPLAVYVAHLPSVRVKLDAGFTAGQRDNSAEALGLAIRGEKLDRVVLLGDLNGTMNDRALSPVTSQMRSTQGAAGDGFGFSWPASFPMARIDQIMVQGVEPVSSWTLPRTGSDHLPIAARISFG from the coding sequence ATGGCGCAGGCGTACAGGACGGAACCGGACAGCGACGACAGGGAGCAGGGACGCCCCGAACCCCGCCTCCGCTCCCTCGCCGGCCGTCTGCGGAACCCGGGGCCGTGGCGGCGCGGCCTCATCCTCGCCGTCCTCGCGATCCTCCTCGCGCTGGTCATGATCGGCCACGCGCGCATCCCCAACTCGGTCGGCAGCCTGGGCAGCCTCGGCGAGACCTTCCTGCCCTGGCTCGGCCTCGCCCTGCCGGTGCTGCTGGTCGCCGGGCTGGTGCGCCGCTCGGCGACCGCGCTGATCGTGCTGCTGCTCCCCTCGGTGGTCTGGCTCAACCTCTTCGGCGGCCTGGTCACCGACAAGTCGGCCACCGGTGGCGACCTCACCGTCGCCACGCACAACGTCAACGCCGACAACCCGGACCCCGCCGCCACCGCCCGCGACGTCGCCGCCTCCGGCGCCGAGGTGGTCGCCCTGGAGGAACTGAGCCCCGACGCCGTCGCCGCCTACCGCGAGGCGCTCGCGGCCACCTACCCGCACCACGCGGTCGAGGGCACCGTCGGCCTGTGGAGCAAGTACCCGCTGAGCGACACCGAGCCGGTCGACATCAAGCTCGGCTGGACCCGCGCGCTGCGCTCCACCGTCGACACCCCCTCGGGCCCCCTCGCCGTCTACGTCGCCCACCTGCCCTCGGTACGGGTCAAGCTGGACGCCGGGTTCACCGCGGGCCAGCGTGACAACAGCGCCGAGGCGCTGGGCCTGGCCATCCGCGGGGAGAAGCTGGACCGGGTGGTCCTCCTCGGCGACCTCAACGGCACCATGAACGACCGCGCGCTCTCCCCGGTGACCTCCCAGATGCGCTCCACCCAGGGCGCGGCCGGCGACGGCTTCGGCTTCAGCTGGCCGGCCTCCTTCCCGATGGCGCGCATCGACCAGATCATGGTCCAGGGCGTCGAGCCCGTCTCCTCCTGGACCCTGCCGCGCACCGGCAGCGACCACCTGCCGATAGCGGCCCGGATCAGCTTCGGCTAG
- a CDS encoding NAD+ synthase produces MHRLRLALNQIDATVGDLHGNADAVVHRTREAAERGAHLVAFPEMVLTGYPVEDLALRSSFVEASRSALVALAARLADEGLGDLPVVVGYLDRSSTAQPRYGQPAGAPQNAAAVLHGGEVALSFAKHHLPNYGVFDEYRYFVPGDTMPVIRVRGVDVALAICEDLWQEGGRVPAARAAGAGLLLSVNASPYEREKDDTRLELVRRRAQEAGCTTAYVAMTGGQDELVFDGDTIVVDAQGEVLARAPQFEETQLLLDLDLPAAVAGAPAGTAGDGLRVDRVVLSEEPVANPGPAEYPGTTAPPLDDDEELYRALVTGLRAYVRKNGFRSVLIGLSGGIDSALTAALAVDALGAEHVYGVSMPSKYSSEHSRDDAAELARRTGLHYRTVSIAPMFDAYMGELSLTGLAEENLQSRLRGTTLMALSNQEGQIVLAPGNKSELAVGYSTLYGDSVGAYGPIKDVYKSAVFRLARWRNKVAAERGETPPIPENSVTKPPSAELRPGQVDTDSLPDYDVLDAVLARYVDQDQGLDEILAAGFDAETVTRVLKLVDNAEYKRRQYPPGTKISAKGFGKDRRLPVTSRWRESG; encoded by the coding sequence GTGCATCGACTACGACTCGCCCTGAACCAGATCGACGCCACCGTCGGCGACCTCCACGGCAACGCCGACGCCGTCGTCCACCGGACCCGCGAGGCGGCCGAGCGGGGCGCGCACCTCGTGGCCTTCCCCGAGATGGTGCTCACCGGTTATCCGGTCGAGGACCTCGCGCTGCGCTCGTCGTTCGTCGAAGCCTCCCGGTCGGCGCTGGTCGCGCTCGCCGCGCGCCTCGCCGACGAGGGCCTCGGCGACCTGCCCGTGGTCGTGGGCTACCTCGACCGCTCCAGCACCGCCCAGCCGCGCTACGGGCAGCCCGCCGGTGCCCCGCAGAACGCGGCGGCGGTGCTGCACGGCGGTGAGGTGGCCCTCTCCTTCGCCAAGCACCACCTGCCGAACTACGGTGTCTTCGACGAGTACCGCTATTTCGTGCCCGGCGACACCATGCCGGTGATCCGGGTGCGCGGCGTCGACGTCGCGCTCGCCATCTGCGAGGACCTGTGGCAGGAGGGCGGCCGGGTCCCGGCGGCCCGCGCGGCCGGTGCCGGACTGCTACTCTCCGTCAACGCCTCGCCCTACGAGCGGGAGAAGGACGACACCCGCCTGGAGCTGGTGCGCCGGCGCGCCCAGGAGGCAGGCTGCACCACCGCGTACGTGGCGATGACCGGTGGCCAGGACGAGCTGGTCTTCGACGGCGACACCATCGTGGTGGACGCCCAAGGCGAGGTGCTGGCCCGTGCCCCGCAGTTCGAGGAGACCCAGCTCCTGCTCGACCTGGACCTCCCCGCCGCGGTGGCCGGCGCACCGGCCGGGACGGCCGGCGACGGGCTGCGCGTCGACCGGGTGGTCCTCTCCGAGGAACCGGTGGCCAATCCTGGCCCGGCGGAGTACCCGGGGACGACCGCCCCGCCGCTCGACGACGACGAGGAGCTCTACCGCGCCCTCGTCACCGGCCTGCGTGCCTACGTCCGCAAGAACGGTTTCCGCTCCGTGCTGATCGGGCTCTCCGGCGGCATCGACTCGGCGCTCACCGCCGCCCTCGCCGTGGACGCGCTCGGCGCCGAGCACGTGTACGGCGTCTCGATGCCCTCGAAGTACTCCTCGGAGCACTCCAGGGACGACGCCGCCGAGCTGGCCCGGCGCACCGGGCTGCACTACCGGACCGTCTCCATCGCGCCGATGTTCGACGCCTACATGGGTGAGCTGTCGCTGACCGGCCTCGCCGAGGAGAACCTGCAGTCGCGGCTGCGCGGCACCACGCTCATGGCCCTCTCCAACCAGGAGGGCCAGATCGTGCTGGCCCCGGGCAACAAGTCGGAGCTGGCGGTCGGCTACTCCACCCTGTACGGCGACTCGGTGGGCGCCTACGGCCCGATCAAGGACGTCTACAAGTCGGCCGTCTTCCGGCTGGCCCGCTGGCGCAACAAGGTGGCGGCCGAGCGCGGCGAGACCCCGCCGATCCCGGAGAACTCCGTCACCAAGCCGCCCAGCGCCGAGCTGCGTCCGGGCCAGGTCGACACCGACTCGCTGCCCGACTACGACGTGCTCGACGCGGTCCTCGCCCGCTACGTCGACCAGGACCAGGGCCTCGACGAGATCCTGGCGGCGGGCTTCGACGCGGAGACCGTCACGCGGGTGCTGAAGCTGGTGGACAACGCCGAGTACAAGCGACGCCAGTACCCGCCGGGGACCAAGATCTCGGCGAAGGGCTTCGGCAAGGACCGCCGCCTGCCCGTCACCAGCCGCTGGCGCGAGTCGGGCTGA
- a CDS encoding multicopper oxidase family protein has product MRTPTRRSLLGAGLGLAGTGLLAACSSSGGTSSDHGSGSGSGATTGAGDWIDPAGREVADAEKARAGGDRVRQVRLTATETRLDLGPLTVPTWAYGDRLPGREVRVTAGDTLALTLANHLPEPTSLHWHGLALRNDMDGVPGLTQKDVRPGADFTYRFTVPHPGTYWFHPHSGTQQDRGLYAPLIVEDPKEPLAYDHEWVVVVDDWVDGVEGSTPDGVLAELSRGMAPGMDHGSGDGDDEGGGHTGHGMSAQGARTEDPAGPSRMMMGARSDLLGGDAGDVKYPYHLVNGRTAEDPEVFRAKPGDRIRVRLVNAGGDTAYRVALGGHRMTVTHTDGFPVEHAGTDALLLGMGERYDVLVTAGDGVFPLTALAEGKDATARALLRTGGGAAPKAGARPEELDGKVLTADRLVADESAALPARTPDRTVRFQLTGGMARYDWAFNGRPYKASERYPVRAGERVRLVFANATDMWHPLHLHGHTFALSSAEGAPRKDTAVILPHRTLTADFDADNPGLWMLHCHNVYHAEAGMMTVLGYRR; this is encoded by the coding sequence ATGCGCACTCCCACGCGCCGCTCCCTCCTCGGCGCCGGACTCGGCCTGGCCGGGACCGGCCTGCTGGCCGCCTGTTCCTCCTCCGGGGGCACCAGCTCCGACCACGGCTCCGGCTCCGGCTCCGGGGCGACGACCGGTGCCGGTGACTGGATCGACCCGGCGGGCCGCGAGGTCGCGGACGCCGAGAAGGCGCGGGCGGGCGGCGACCGGGTCCGCCAGGTCCGGCTGACCGCCACCGAGACCCGGCTCGACCTCGGTCCCCTCACCGTCCCGACCTGGGCCTACGGCGACCGGCTGCCCGGCCGCGAGGTACGGGTCACCGCCGGGGACACCCTGGCGCTCACCCTCGCCAACCACCTGCCCGAGCCGACCTCGCTCCACTGGCACGGCCTCGCCCTGCGCAACGACATGGACGGCGTCCCGGGCCTGACCCAGAAGGACGTGCGCCCCGGCGCCGACTTCACCTACCGGTTCACGGTGCCGCACCCGGGGACGTACTGGTTCCACCCTCACAGCGGGACGCAGCAGGACCGGGGGCTGTACGCCCCGCTGATCGTGGAGGACCCGAAGGAGCCGCTCGCCTACGACCACGAGTGGGTCGTGGTCGTGGACGACTGGGTCGACGGGGTGGAGGGGTCCACCCCGGACGGCGTGCTCGCGGAGCTGAGCCGGGGCATGGCGCCCGGGATGGACCACGGCTCCGGGGACGGGGACGACGAGGGCGGCGGTCACACCGGGCACGGCATGTCGGCGCAGGGGGCGCGGACGGAGGATCCCGCCGGGCCCTCGCGGATGATGATGGGCGCCCGCAGCGACCTGCTCGGCGGGGACGCCGGGGACGTGAAGTACCCGTACCACCTGGTCAACGGGCGGACGGCGGAGGACCCCGAGGTGTTCCGGGCGAAGCCGGGCGACCGGATCAGGGTACGGCTGGTCAACGCCGGCGGGGACACCGCGTACCGCGTGGCGCTCGGCGGGCACCGGATGACGGTGACGCACACCGACGGGTTCCCGGTGGAGCACGCCGGGACGGACGCGCTGCTGCTCGGGATGGGCGAGCGGTACGACGTGCTGGTGACGGCGGGCGACGGGGTCTTCCCGCTGACCGCGCTGGCCGAGGGGAAGGACGCCACCGCCCGGGCCCTGCTGCGCACCGGCGGCGGGGCGGCGCCGAAGGCCGGGGCGCGGCCCGAGGAGCTGGACGGGAAGGTGCTGACCGCCGACCGGCTGGTGGCCGACGAGTCGGCGGCGCTGCCCGCCCGCACACCGGACCGGACGGTGCGGTTCCAGCTGACCGGCGGAATGGCCAGGTACGACTGGGCGTTCAACGGGCGGCCGTACAAGGCGTCCGAGCGGTACCCGGTGCGGGCCGGGGAGCGGGTGCGGCTGGTCTTCGCCAACGCGACCGACATGTGGCACCCGCTCCACCTGCACGGCCACACCTTCGCGCTCTCCTCGGCCGAGGGCGCACCGCGCAAGGACACCGCGGTGATCCTGCCGCACCGGACCCTGACCGCCGACTTCGACGCGGACAATCCGGGGCTGTGGATGCTGCACTGCCACAACGTCTACCACGCGGAGGCCGGGATGATGACGGTCCTCGGCTACCGCCGCTGA
- a CDS encoding DUF6153 family protein, whose product MRTRAGAVAGRAGRLLLLAALLLGVLTMHTLGHPAGDHGSAHGAAHEPGTVAAAPAAPAGSGAGEHHSPAAEAATGTTDSSDPLPGTDPLSVCLAVLAALTLGLLLRAGGLLWRGTAPGSAARVLLTGRRGAQWPIAPPTRLALARLSVLRI is encoded by the coding sequence ATGAGGACGAGGGCGGGCGCGGTGGCCGGGCGGGCGGGGCGCCTGCTGCTGCTCGCCGCCCTGCTCCTCGGCGTCCTCACCATGCACACCCTGGGCCACCCGGCCGGGGACCACGGCAGTGCGCACGGCGCCGCCCACGAGCCGGGAACGGTCGCGGCGGCCCCCGCTGCCCCGGCGGGGTCCGGCGCGGGGGAGCACCACTCCCCCGCCGCCGAAGCCGCCACCGGTACGACCGACTCCTCCGACCCCCTGCCCGGCACGGACCCCCTGTCGGTCTGCCTGGCCGTCCTCGCCGCGCTCACCCTCGGCCTCCTGCTGCGCGCGGGCGGCCTGCTGTGGCGGGGCACCGCCCCGGGTTCCGCCGCGCGCGTGCTCCTCACCGGCCGCCGGGGCGCCCAGTGGCCGATAGCGCCGCCGACCCGGCTCGCTCTCGCCCGTCTGTCGGTCCTGCGGATCTAG
- a CDS encoding DUF305 domain-containing protein, whose product MRIRTALAAGAAAVAVALGSVVAVAAAGGEEAAPAPAVPAADSADAGFARDMAVHHQQAVEMSFLVRDSTGDEEIRTLAYDIANTQANQRGMMLGWLDLWGLPKVSEEAPMAWMGMRHKPGKDGALMPGMATKAELERLRKTEGEAAEILYLRLMTAHHKGGVHMAEGCVSACEVEVEQRLAQGMVDAQRSEIDLMAELLRKRGVHD is encoded by the coding sequence GTGAGGATCCGTACGGCGCTCGCGGCGGGCGCGGCGGCGGTGGCGGTCGCGCTCGGGTCGGTGGTCGCGGTGGCCGCCGCCGGAGGCGAGGAGGCCGCGCCCGCGCCGGCCGTGCCCGCCGCCGACTCGGCCGACGCCGGGTTCGCGCGGGACATGGCCGTCCACCACCAGCAGGCGGTGGAGATGTCGTTCCTCGTCCGGGACAGCACGGGCGACGAGGAGATCCGCACGCTCGCCTACGACATCGCCAACACCCAGGCCAACCAGCGCGGCATGATGCTGGGCTGGCTCGACCTGTGGGGGCTGCCGAAGGTGTCCGAGGAGGCGCCGATGGCCTGGATGGGGATGCGGCACAAGCCGGGGAAGGACGGCGCGCTGATGCCGGGGATGGCGACCAAGGCCGAGCTGGAACGGCTGCGGAAGACCGAGGGCGAGGCCGCCGAGATCCTCTACCTGCGGCTGATGACCGCCCACCACAAGGGCGGCGTCCACATGGCCGAGGGGTGCGTCAGCGCCTGCGAGGTCGAGGTCGAGCAGCGGCTGGCCCAGGGGATGGTGGACGCCCAGCGGTCGGAGATCGACCTGATGGCGGAGCTGCTGCGCAAGCGGGGCGTCCACGACTAG
- a CDS encoding DUF3105 domain-containing protein produces MGSTRNTPGSAEDRRARIQRMRASEQARERRNRVLLTGVGTLVVAGLIGGGGYLYLQKSDEKEKTEAVEREQAERPVEGEKTWKAEELGRDHVSTPVSYPMTPPVGGDHNQVWMNCDGDVYEKAIPEVNAVHSLEHGAVWVTHNGDADPAEVGKLAERVKSTPYSLMSPVEKQEGALMLSAWGKQVTVDGADDPRVAQFFTKYVQGPQTPEPGAACTGGLAS; encoded by the coding sequence ATGGGTTCGACCAGGAACACCCCCGGGTCCGCGGAGGACCGCCGTGCCCGTATCCAGCGCATGCGCGCGAGCGAGCAGGCGCGCGAGCGCCGTAACCGCGTGCTCCTCACAGGTGTCGGCACGCTCGTCGTGGCCGGGCTGATAGGCGGCGGCGGGTACCTCTACCTCCAGAAGTCGGACGAGAAGGAGAAGACCGAGGCGGTGGAGCGGGAACAGGCCGAGAGGCCCGTCGAGGGCGAGAAGACCTGGAAGGCCGAGGAGCTGGGCCGCGACCACGTCTCGACGCCGGTCTCCTACCCGATGACCCCGCCGGTGGGCGGTGACCACAACCAGGTCTGGATGAACTGCGACGGCGACGTCTACGAGAAGGCGATACCGGAGGTCAACGCCGTCCACTCGCTGGAGCACGGCGCCGTCTGGGTGACCCACAACGGCGACGCCGACCCCGCCGAGGTCGGCAAGCTGGCCGAGCGCGTCAAGTCCACCCCGTACTCGTTGATGAGCCCGGTGGAGAAGCAGGAGGGCGCGCTGATGCTCAGCGCCTGGGGCAAGCAGGTGACCGTGGACGGCGCGGACGACCCGCGCGTGGCGCAGTTCTTCACCAAGTACGTGCAGGGTCCGCAGACGCCCGAGCCGGGTGCCGCCTGCACCGGGGGCCTCGCGTCGTGA
- the glnA gene encoding type I glutamate--ammonia ligase gives MDKQQEFVLRTLEERDIRFVRLWFTDVLGFLKSVAVAPAELEQAFDEGIGFDGSAIEGFARVYESDMIAKPDPATFQVLPWRAEAPGTARMFCDILMPDGSPSFADPRYVLKRALAKTSDLGFTFYTHPEIEFFLLKNKPVDGSRPVPADSSGYFDHTPQNVGMDFRRQAITMLESMGISVEFSHHEGAPGQQEIDLRYADALSTADNIMTFRLVMKQVALEQGVQASFMPKPFSEYPGSGMHTHLSLFEGDRNAFYESGAEYQLSKVGRSFIAGLLRHAAEISAVTNQWVNSYKRIWGGSARSAGAGGEAPSYICWGHNNRSALIRVPMYKPGKTGSARVEVRSLDSGANPYLSYAVLLAAGLKGIEEGYELPPGADDDVWALSDAERRAMGIEPLPQNLGEAISLMERSELVAETLGEHVYDFFLRNKKQEWEEYRSEVTAFELKNLLPVL, from the coding sequence ATGGACAAGCAGCAGGAGTTCGTGCTTCGTACGCTGGAGGAGCGCGACATCCGGTTCGTGCGCCTGTGGTTCACCGACGTCCTCGGCTTCCTCAAATCGGTCGCCGTCGCCCCGGCCGAGCTGGAGCAGGCGTTCGACGAGGGCATCGGCTTCGACGGCTCCGCCATCGAGGGCTTCGCCCGCGTCTACGAGTCCGACATGATCGCCAAGCCCGACCCCGCCACCTTCCAGGTCCTGCCGTGGCGCGCGGAGGCCCCCGGCACCGCCCGCATGTTCTGCGACATCCTGATGCCCGACGGCTCCCCGTCCTTCGCCGACCCGCGCTACGTCCTCAAGCGCGCCCTGGCCAAGACCTCCGACCTGGGCTTCACCTTCTACACCCACCCGGAGATCGAGTTCTTCCTGCTGAAGAACAAGCCGGTGGACGGCTCCCGCCCGGTCCCCGCCGACAGCTCCGGCTACTTCGACCACACCCCGCAGAACGTCGGCATGGACTTCCGCCGCCAGGCGATCACCATGCTCGAATCGATGGGCATCTCCGTCGAGTTCAGCCACCACGAGGGAGCCCCCGGCCAGCAGGAGATCGACCTCCGCTACGCCGACGCCCTCTCCACCGCCGACAACATCATGACCTTCCGCCTCGTCATGAAGCAGGTCGCGCTGGAACAGGGTGTTCAGGCGTCCTTCATGCCCAAGCCCTTCTCGGAATACCCGGGTTCGGGCATGCACACCCACCTCTCCCTCTTCGAGGGCGACCGCAACGCCTTCTACGAGTCCGGTGCCGAGTACCAGCTCTCCAAGGTCGGCCGCTCCTTCATCGCCGGCCTGCTCCGCCACGCCGCCGAGATCTCCGCCGTCACCAACCAGTGGGTCAACAGCTACAAGCGCATCTGGGGCGGCTCGGCCCGCTCCGCCGGCGCCGGCGGCGAGGCCCCCTCGTACATCTGCTGGGGCCACAACAACCGCTCGGCCCTGATCCGCGTCCCGATGTACAAGCCCGGCAAGACCGGCTCGGCCCGCGTCGAGGTCCGCTCCCTGGACTCCGGCGCCAACCCGTACCTCTCCTACGCCGTCCTCCTCGCCGCCGGCCTCAAGGGCATCGAAGAGGGCTACGAACTCCCCCCGGGCGCCGACGACGACGTCTGGGCCCTCTCCGACGCCGAACGCCGCGCCATGGGCATCGAGCCCCTCCCCCAGAACCTCGGCGAAGCCATCTCCCTCATGGAACGCAGCGAACTCGTCGCCGAAACCCTGGGCGAGCACGTGTACGACTTCTTCCTCCGCAACAAGAAGCAGGAGTGGGAGGAGTACCGCAGCGAGGTCACCGCTTTCGAGCTGAAGAACCTGCTGCCGGTTCTGTAG
- a CDS encoding helix-turn-helix transcriptional regulator: MGLANRRRTMGYSQEKLAHLLGVDRTTVGRWECGKVLPQPQQRKGLASALGLSPDELDCLLAAPAVRVQENARCQTEESPTPGDSDEMIRRAFLRVLSVSGALAVLPVDEAEALQEGAGLGASADFDRMNGHLWQVYQLARSKRAMHPVIRDQLTTLNEALARGRGPTRPLLGAAADLFQLAGEIAFDGNRYSEAASSYALAASVGRDADAYDLWACALVRHAYVEMSEGRHRHAVQLLGAAARLARRGDSALSTRQWVASVQAEAYAGLGDLTACERAMDQAETVCELGGGSTNGGWLRFDGTRLSEERGARYVQLGRFDLAEETLTCALKQTELAAGHSYRRRGAVLTDLAVIGVRRGDAEQVVAYGGEAVGLARVTGSGYVVRRLGALRGELRSLGEDRRVAGLAAEIAVLGMS; the protein is encoded by the coding sequence ATGGGACTGGCGAATCGACGTAGGACCATGGGTTACAGCCAGGAGAAGCTGGCCCATCTGCTGGGCGTGGACCGTACGACGGTGGGGCGTTGGGAGTGCGGCAAGGTGTTGCCGCAACCTCAGCAGCGGAAGGGTCTCGCGAGCGCGCTCGGACTCAGCCCTGACGAGTTGGACTGCCTCTTGGCGGCACCTGCCGTTAGGGTCCAGGAGAACGCTCGGTGCCAGACCGAGGAATCCCCGACCCCGGGAGACTCCGACGAGATGATCCGTCGCGCTTTTCTTCGCGTGCTGAGCGTCAGTGGTGCGCTGGCGGTGCTGCCCGTGGATGAGGCCGAGGCCCTCCAGGAAGGGGCCGGCCTGGGTGCTTCAGCCGACTTCGACCGGATGAACGGCCATCTCTGGCAGGTCTACCAACTGGCCCGTTCCAAGAGAGCCATGCACCCTGTCATTCGTGACCAGCTGACGACGCTGAACGAAGCCCTGGCGAGAGGGCGGGGACCCACCCGCCCTCTGCTGGGCGCAGCTGCCGACCTTTTCCAGTTGGCCGGTGAGATCGCCTTCGACGGTAATCGCTACTCCGAGGCAGCTTCCTCGTACGCCCTCGCGGCCTCAGTGGGAAGAGATGCCGACGCCTACGACCTGTGGGCCTGCGCCCTGGTACGTCATGCCTACGTGGAGATGTCGGAAGGGCGCCACCGCCATGCGGTGCAATTGCTCGGGGCGGCGGCGCGGCTGGCCCGCCGGGGCGACAGTGCTCTGTCGACCCGGCAGTGGGTCGCGTCCGTGCAGGCGGAGGCGTACGCGGGGCTCGGCGATCTGACGGCCTGCGAACGGGCGATGGACCAGGCTGAGACCGTGTGTGAGCTGGGCGGGGGCAGCACCAACGGTGGGTGGCTGCGGTTCGACGGGACGCGGCTCTCGGAGGAGCGGGGAGCGCGGTACGTACAGCTCGGGCGGTTCGACCTGGCGGAGGAGACGCTGACGTGCGCGTTGAAGCAGACAGAGCTGGCGGCGGGGCATTCGTACCGGAGGCGGGGTGCGGTCCTCACCGATCTCGCGGTGATCGGCGTGCGGCGGGGTGACGCCGAGCAGGTGGTGGCGTACGGGGGTGAGGCTGTGGGCCTGGCTCGGGTGACGGGGTCGGGGTATGTCGTTCGTAGACTCGGTGCTCTGCGTGGTGAGTTGCGCTCCCTGGGTGAGGATCGGCGGGTGGCCGGACTGGCTGCGGAGATTGCCGTGCTGGGCATGTCGTGA
- a CDS encoding TetR/AcrR family transcriptional regulator yields MDSTEETPAATPDAPLGLRERKKAATRQAVHEAAMRLTREHGLDHVTVEAIADAAGISRRTFSNYFAGKEDAVLYGREQHLQHLLDSVRDRPAEETNWQALRAAALVLRDARLDPPRREWAQQTRLAMSHPSLLGRQLSTLATLERDLAATLTARHPATTDPVRARVMAAVFLVALRLAMQLWIEEDEQAEDPMELMLRTMDEMGERFT; encoded by the coding sequence ATGGACAGCACCGAGGAGACCCCGGCGGCCACCCCCGACGCACCACTTGGCCTGCGCGAACGCAAAAAGGCCGCCACCCGCCAGGCCGTCCACGAGGCCGCGATGCGGCTCACCCGCGAGCACGGCCTGGACCACGTGACGGTGGAGGCCATCGCCGACGCCGCCGGCATCTCCCGGCGTACCTTCTCCAACTACTTCGCCGGCAAGGAGGACGCCGTCCTCTACGGCCGGGAGCAGCACCTCCAGCACCTCCTCGACTCGGTACGCGACCGCCCCGCCGAGGAGACCAACTGGCAGGCCCTGCGCGCCGCCGCCCTGGTCCTGCGCGATGCCCGCCTCGACCCCCCGCGGCGCGAATGGGCCCAGCAGACCCGCCTCGCGATGAGCCACCCCTCACTGCTCGGCCGCCAGCTCAGCACCCTCGCCACCCTCGAACGCGACCTCGCCGCCACCCTCACCGCCCGGCACCCCGCCACCACCGACCCGGTACGCGCCCGCGTCATGGCCGCCGTCTTCCTCGTCGCCCTCCGCCTCGCCATGCAACTCTGGATCGAGGAGGACGAACAGGCCGAGGACCCGATGGAACTGATGCTGCGCACCATGGACGAAATGGGCGAGCGGTTCACCTGA